A portion of the Chondrinema litorale genome contains these proteins:
- a CDS encoding tetratricopeptide repeat protein, whose amino-acid sequence MSRKTIYEQTSQLLKEHQWEEVIQLLSPRVLEQKEDWKLYWNAGWANYKKADFTEAVNLFTKACKVTRSEKDEAVCLTFIGIAQVEAQDYQSALENLMDAVLISDSNLARKSLAMTFMKMDDLGSAEKVHQEGLKLKPNDKERLAAYGNYLMDTGRYDEADEIKKKIEKLA is encoded by the coding sequence TTGAGTAGAAAAACCATATACGAACAAACCAGTCAATTGCTTAAAGAGCATCAGTGGGAAGAAGTGATTCAACTACTAAGCCCAAGGGTGCTCGAACAGAAAGAAGATTGGAAGCTTTACTGGAATGCTGGTTGGGCAAATTATAAAAAAGCTGATTTTACAGAAGCTGTCAACTTATTTACAAAAGCCTGTAAAGTAACCAGATCAGAAAAAGACGAAGCTGTTTGTCTTACCTTTATAGGTATTGCTCAGGTTGAGGCTCAAGACTACCAATCTGCTTTAGAAAACCTCATGGATGCTGTGCTTATTTCAGACAGTAACTTGGCACGTAAGAGTCTGGCTATGACTTTTATGAAGATGGACGACTTGGGTTCTGCTGAAAAAGTGCATCAAGAAGGATTAAAGCTCAAACCCAACGATAAAGAAAGACTGGCTGCCTATGGCAATTATTTAATGGATACTGGTCGATACGATGAAGCTGATGAGATTAAAAAGAAAATCGAAAAACTAGCTTAG
- a CDS encoding transglutaminase family protein — MLLLTLYHFTETSYMWLRTRFKLTFDIIIPTPFILMLRPRSGAQQWIAKEEYRISPNVPVVEFTDNYGNLCQRLVAPPGAFSIHTSADVKTADVIDQAPGASFVEVQNLPESVLSYLLPSRYCESDRFSEMASSITAGYNAGYDQVSAIENWLKKNIKYVPGSSQYPLSAVEVNKKQSGVCRDLAHLGIALCRGLSIPARMVVGFLHQLEPMDMHAWFEAFIGGRWYTFDATQKTLRGGYVAVGFGRDAADVAVYNQFGPAVYPSSQMIQVELIPQEY; from the coding sequence ATGTTGCTATTGACATTATATCATTTTACTGAAACTAGCTATATGTGGCTTAGAACCAGATTTAAATTAACTTTCGACATTATCATTCCCACTCCATTTATACTAATGTTAAGGCCACGAAGTGGTGCACAACAATGGATTGCAAAAGAGGAATATAGAATTTCGCCCAATGTACCTGTGGTTGAATTTACAGATAACTATGGAAACTTGTGCCAAAGACTTGTTGCACCACCTGGAGCATTTTCTATTCATACTTCTGCCGATGTAAAAACCGCTGATGTTATTGACCAAGCTCCCGGAGCTAGTTTTGTAGAAGTTCAAAATTTGCCTGAATCTGTACTGAGTTATTTATTACCAAGTAGGTATTGTGAGTCTGACCGTTTTAGTGAAATGGCTTCTTCCATTACCGCTGGGTACAATGCAGGTTACGATCAGGTGAGTGCTATTGAAAACTGGTTAAAAAAAAATATCAAATATGTTCCCGGAAGTAGCCAATACCCGCTATCGGCAGTTGAAGTAAACAAGAAACAATCGGGTGTTTGCCGCGACTTGGCACATTTAGGCATCGCATTATGTAGAGGACTTAGCATTCCAGCCCGTATGGTTGTTGGCTTTCTACACCAGTTAGAACCTATGGATATGCACGCTTGGTTCGAAGCATTTATTGGAGGGAGGTGGTATACCTTCGATGCCACTCAAAAGACACTAAGAGGAGGTTATGTAGCAGTAGGCTTCGGTCGTGATGCCGCTGATGTAGCTGTTTATAATCAGTTTGGCCCAGCGGTTTATCCTTCATCACAAATGATACAAGTAGAGTTAATCCCTCAGGAGTATTAG
- a CDS encoding SusD/RagB family nutrient-binding outer membrane lipoprotein, giving the protein MKKYFYKWLIALMPAIFLSTSCSNSDFLDINTDPNFPAEASENLLLPAAQANAILGISSMLERGAATMVQHYINGRFDDYGFDGSTYNNAWGFHLYGGGLIDFQTIIEQGEANGNFNYSGIAKLQKAYVFSVLVDLFGDVPFSEALKGDINFDPKIDKGEDIYNGIFTLIDEGLADLEKESNLTLADDDLIYGGDLDVWKRMGNSLKLKMYNQMRLVDPAMATTQINQLMANGNLIESSTDNYSLRYGASNTPENRHPNYQADYAAGSLENSMSTYMNSVLVGNNDPRLPFYFYNQAACTFSGRIGGETSSAGDDEDRTTFGIYPIGGKYDDGSCESVSSTSGAGDGIFPMITYTMLMFIEAEAALTLGTTGDPAELLEAAISSAMADVSSFSGMSIEGADDYITARIEAYNAATTDEEKLEIIMMEKYVAMFGNGIESYTDFRRTGYPDNLNTPLSTSGPFPLRFPIPPTETTANANISTEVQDVTIPVFWDVN; this is encoded by the coding sequence ATGAAAAAATATTTTTATAAATGGTTAATAGCTTTAATGCCTGCTATTTTCCTTTCAACATCTTGTAGTAATAGCGATTTTCTCGATATAAATACAGACCCAAATTTTCCTGCTGAGGCTAGTGAAAACTTGTTATTGCCAGCAGCTCAGGCAAATGCCATACTTGGAATTTCTTCTATGTTAGAAAGAGGTGCTGCAACCATGGTACAGCATTACATTAATGGCCGGTTTGATGATTACGGTTTCGATGGCAGTACCTACAACAATGCATGGGGATTTCATTTGTATGGTGGTGGTTTAATCGATTTTCAGACAATTATAGAGCAAGGCGAGGCTAACGGGAATTTTAATTATTCGGGAATTGCCAAGCTACAAAAAGCATATGTTTTTAGTGTTTTGGTAGATTTATTTGGAGATGTTCCTTTCTCAGAAGCTTTAAAAGGAGACATCAACTTCGATCCCAAAATTGACAAGGGCGAAGATATTTATAATGGAATTTTTACTTTAATTGACGAAGGTTTAGCTGATCTTGAAAAAGAGTCTAATTTGACCTTAGCAGATGATGATTTAATATACGGAGGAGATTTGGATGTTTGGAAACGTATGGGAAATTCATTGAAGTTAAAAATGTATAACCAAATGCGTTTGGTTGACCCAGCGATGGCAACCACCCAAATTAACCAGTTAATGGCTAATGGCAATCTTATAGAATCATCAACCGATAATTATTCACTCAGATACGGAGCGTCAAATACACCAGAAAACAGACATCCGAACTATCAAGCAGATTATGCGGCTGGTAGTTTAGAAAACTCCATGTCAACCTATATGAATAGTGTTTTGGTCGGAAACAACGACCCAAGGTTACCTTTCTATTTTTACAATCAGGCGGCATGTACATTTTCAGGAAGAATAGGAGGAGAAACATCTAGTGCTGGCGACGATGAAGACAGAACTACTTTTGGTATTTATCCGATTGGTGGAAAATATGATGACGGAAGTTGCGAGTCTGTTTCAAGTACATCTGGAGCAGGTGATGGCATTTTTCCTATGATTACCTATACCATGTTGATGTTTATAGAAGCAGAAGCGGCTTTAACATTGGGTACCACAGGCGACCCAGCAGAATTACTTGAGGCTGCTATATCCTCAGCTATGGCAGATGTCTCATCTTTTAGTGGAATGTCTATTGAAGGTGCCGATGATTACATAACAGCTAGAATAGAAGCTTATAATGCAGCTACTACAGACGAAGAAAAGCTAGAAATAATTATGATGGAAAAGTATGTAGCCATGTTTGGCAATGGCATAGAATCTTACACAGATTTTAGAAGAACAGGCTATCCAGATAATTTAAATACGCCTTTATCTACGAGTGGTCCATTTCCTTTGCGTTTCCCAATTCCGCCAACAGAAACGACTGCCAATGCCAATATCTCAACCGAAGTACAGGATGTAACCATTCCGGTTTTTTGGGATGTAAACTAA
- a CDS encoding glycosyltransferase, translating to MKLTVVISYYRAIDNLKLILKGLNNQSERNFEAIISEDDYNEETITFLDHHKHLYNFSIQHVHQHEDKGFRKNMMLNKSIKKSKSEIIAFIDGDCIPHKHFVKEYIQNCEPGYILVGRRVKLGEKISSYIKDKTCLKRLNLLSLIFSDSKCVKECVYNPQFHLAAKLRGLVGCNWGIRKQHLLDVNGFDEDYENPGVGEDVDIEWRLQQIGLEKKSVKNRAIVYHIYHPRTYTHEVVSDNMKMFEQKKKQRNIKCINGLKKLEPELVSR from the coding sequence ATGAAGCTAACCGTTGTAATTTCGTATTATCGAGCGATCGATAACCTTAAGCTTATATTGAAAGGTTTAAACAATCAGAGTGAACGAAACTTTGAAGCCATTATATCAGAAGACGATTATAATGAAGAAACAATCACCTTTCTAGATCATCACAAGCATTTATACAACTTCTCTATTCAGCATGTGCATCAACATGAAGACAAAGGTTTTCGAAAAAATATGATGTTGAATAAATCCATCAAAAAGTCTAAATCGGAGATTATTGCCTTTATTGATGGTGATTGTATTCCTCACAAACACTTTGTAAAAGAGTACATTCAAAACTGTGAACCGGGTTATATTCTGGTTGGCAGAAGAGTAAAGTTGGGGGAAAAAATCTCCTCTTACATCAAAGATAAAACTTGCCTCAAAAGACTCAACTTGCTTTCTCTAATCTTCTCAGATTCTAAATGTGTAAAAGAATGTGTGTACAATCCGCAGTTTCATTTAGCAGCTAAACTTAGAGGTTTGGTGGGTTGTAATTGGGGAATAAGAAAACAACATTTGCTAGATGTAAATGGCTTCGACGAAGACTATGAAAACCCCGGAGTTGGCGAAGATGTAGACATTGAATGGCGCTTACAGCAAATTGGTTTAGAGAAAAAATCTGTGAAAAACCGAGCAATTGTGTACCATATTTATCACCCAAGAACATATACGCACGAAGTTGTTTCTGATAATATGAAAATGTTTGAGCAAAAGAAAAAACAGCGAAATATCAAATGCATAAATGGGCTTAAAAAACTAGAACCGGAATTGGTAAGTAGATAA
- a CDS encoding nuclear transport factor 2 family protein codes for MVKVSMDADCGNSPKVAFLKTLNIAFAEGNVALISDSVTENIVWNMIGDKSIEGKPDFVKTLEAMKATKTKELVLKSIVTHGKEGATNGEMILENGEKYAFCDVYEFSNAKGSAIKTITSYVIEIKSK; via the coding sequence ATGGTAAAAGTTAGCATGGATGCAGATTGTGGTAACTCACCTAAAGTTGCTTTCCTTAAAACACTCAATATTGCCTTTGCAGAGGGTAATGTAGCACTCATTAGCGATAGTGTAACAGAAAATATTGTTTGGAATATGATTGGTGATAAAAGTATTGAAGGGAAACCGGATTTTGTAAAAACACTCGAAGCCATGAAGGCTACAAAAACCAAAGAGCTAGTGTTAAAAAGTATTGTTACTCATGGAAAAGAAGGCGCGACAAATGGAGAAATGATATTGGAAAATGGAGAAAAATATGCATTTTGCGATGTATACGAATTTAGTAATGCCAAAGGAAGTGCGATTAAAACAATTACTTCCTATGTGATAGAAATAAAGTCTAAATAA
- a CDS encoding alpha/beta hydrolase: protein MKKTLISALFICWAMVVSAQEATYKLTENVPYYSDEDRKSDEYIAERCKLDIYYPENVKNFPTIVWFHGGGLTGGNKHIDDAIKNKGVCVVSVNYRLYPKIKAPKYIEDAAAAVAWVFKNIESYGGDPSLIFVSGHSAGGYLASMVGLDKSWLDVYDIDANSIAGLIPFSGHTITHMTVREERGIPATQPIVDVLAPLYHVRADAPPMLLITGDRELEMLGRYEENAYMMRMMKVAGHTQTRLMELDGYGHGMTYPAYPLLINEVNRIVKERSETGGK from the coding sequence ATGAAAAAAACATTAATTTCTGCCCTTTTTATTTGTTGGGCAATGGTAGTATCAGCACAAGAAGCTACTTACAAACTCACCGAAAATGTTCCTTACTATAGCGATGAAGATAGAAAGTCAGACGAGTACATTGCAGAAAGATGCAAGTTGGATATTTACTATCCTGAAAATGTAAAGAATTTCCCAACAATTGTTTGGTTTCATGGTGGTGGTTTAACGGGGGGTAACAAACACATAGACGATGCAATTAAAAACAAAGGTGTCTGTGTAGTGTCTGTTAATTACCGACTTTATCCAAAAATTAAAGCACCTAAATATATAGAAGATGCTGCGGCTGCGGTTGCTTGGGTTTTTAAAAATATTGAGAGTTACGGTGGCGATCCGTCTTTAATCTTTGTGTCTGGACACTCGGCAGGTGGTTACCTCGCCAGTATGGTTGGTTTGGATAAATCTTGGTTAGATGTTTACGATATAGATGCAAACTCAATTGCAGGTTTAATTCCTTTTAGCGGGCATACCATTACCCACATGACGGTGAGAGAAGAAAGAGGTATTCCAGCAACTCAACCAATTGTAGATGTATTAGCGCCGCTTTACCATGTGCGTGCAGATGCACCACCCATGTTATTAATTACTGGTGACAGAGAGTTAGAAATGTTGGGCAGGTACGAAGAAAATGCCTACATGATGCGCATGATGAAAGTTGCCGGGCATACACAAACTCGCCTGATGGAGTTGGATGGTTACGGCCACGGAATGACCTATCCGGCTTATCCATTATTAATCAACGAAGTAAATAGAATTGTAAAAGAACGCAGTGAAACAGGAGGTAAATAA